A DNA window from Chitinibacter fontanus contains the following coding sequences:
- a CDS encoding AAA family ATPase, whose translation MNKPTKDVSQRLLGLLSMDAEPPEMLDLEFPPDDYHDEMVEFMDAWLPDGQFIQTPPAWYASLQGFLSQSNPNLPMKTRIFHLAAEPESEQLCACRWLSYQYYKYFIVIDSFLDLHEWSDIAPDDVARARRGRTLAFIRHLDLSEVTYQDLVADPYIDIIIPRPKLPANWQGQVLQLQHYPLPTNIPHSVQLTDVTQLQLQIASLAAPQQDMLRPLIEPKPLIPATEAVYLRVQQWSTQLGEGSHLRHVLDTVQEQTKLRALGGKALGFRPLLLTGEPGNAKSWLASQIAAVLGLPKYKIDFAGNGDRMLLVGSSRNWHNAAPGRIAQFLAESPVANPLIVIEEVDKALAGQDHGLQDLLLMLLEPENSKEFQDNFILPSLDLSHASFILTANDPSCLSLPLLSRLQQIEIRRPNQAMMLQLLQEMYQRILKEMGVQAYFTPELPVELAMQLVSRSTSIRALRFNVQTAIEAAVKEPELSELLAHQHSLMPKLPPLKNTHGPKPPLGFLP comes from the coding sequence ATGAATAAGCCAACGAAAGATGTATCACAACGATTATTGGGTCTCCTGAGTATGGATGCCGAACCGCCTGAGATGCTTGATCTTGAGTTTCCACCTGATGACTACCATGACGAAATGGTGGAATTCATGGATGCTTGGTTACCGGATGGCCAGTTCATTCAAACGCCACCTGCATGGTATGCATCCTTGCAAGGATTCTTGTCGCAAAGTAATCCGAATTTACCGATGAAGACGAGGATTTTTCATTTAGCGGCCGAACCTGAATCTGAGCAATTGTGTGCATGCCGATGGTTGTCTTATCAATACTATAAATACTTCATCGTCATTGATTCATTTCTTGATCTACATGAGTGGTCTGATATCGCCCCAGATGATGTTGCTCGGGCTAGAAGAGGGCGAACCTTGGCATTTATTCGCCATCTTGATCTGTCAGAGGTTACTTACCAAGATCTCGTCGCTGATCCCTATATCGATATCATCATTCCACGACCAAAGTTGCCTGCAAATTGGCAAGGCCAAGTACTACAACTTCAGCACTATCCGTTACCGACCAACATTCCCCATTCGGTCCAACTGACCGATGTCACGCAGCTGCAACTACAGATCGCCTCATTAGCCGCACCCCAGCAGGACATGCTTCGACCGTTAATTGAACCCAAGCCCTTAATACCGGCAACCGAAGCGGTCTATCTACGCGTGCAGCAATGGTCGACTCAGTTAGGGGAGGGGAGTCATCTGCGGCATGTCCTCGATACGGTGCAAGAACAAACCAAACTTCGTGCACTGGGTGGTAAAGCACTGGGCTTTCGGCCGTTACTGCTAACCGGAGAGCCTGGTAATGCCAAAAGTTGGCTCGCCAGCCAAATTGCCGCCGTGCTGGGATTACCAAAATACAAGATCGACTTCGCGGGCAACGGTGATCGGATGTTGTTAGTTGGCTCTTCTCGTAATTGGCACAATGCCGCTCCCGGCCGTATCGCCCAATTCTTGGCGGAATCTCCCGTAGCAAACCCGCTGATCGTCATTGAAGAAGTGGATAAAGCCCTCGCAGGACAAGACCATGGTTTGCAAGATTTATTGTTGATGCTGCTTGAACCTGAAAACAGCAAAGAATTCCAAGACAATTTCATCTTGCCCAGTTTGGATCTGTCGCATGCTAGCTTTATTTTGACGGCCAATGATCCGAGTTGTCTGAGCTTGCCGTTACTGAGTCGACTACAGCAAATCGAAATACGACGCCCTAATCAAGCCATGATGCTGCAACTGCTACAGGAAATGTATCAACGGATACTAAAAGAAATGGGAGTCCAAGCTTACTTCACACCAGAGCTCCCTGTAGAGTTGGCGATGCAGCTCGTTAGTCGTTCGACCAGTATCCGTGCTTTGCGCTTTAATGTGCAAACCGCCATTGAAGCAGCAGTGAAGGAGCCAGAGCTGTCGGAGCTATTGGCTCACCAACACTCGTTGATGCCAAAACTGCCACCACTAAAAAACACGCATGGACCAAAACCACCTTTAGGATTTTTGCCTTAA
- a CDS encoding Arm DNA-binding domain-containing protein translates to MGQIRTRKETGTLYFDFVYKGTRCREQTNLLPSTNNLKKLQKTLERIELDIAMGRFEYDKFFPNSRLVAKFAPERTNTPKQPPAIEVKESGADGVKGPFFNSFILEWLQESQISWRRSHLLNIHGMIDKYYIPAFGHIRVGAITRADLLKFRSSLAKVSGRNGNVTLSANRINKIMDPLRRVFEEAADRYDFTTPFVRIKPLKVPRSDVQPFTLTEVRLIIDSVRPDFKNYYTVRFFSGMRTGEIDGLKWKYVDFERRMIMVRETIVAGEEDYTKTDSSQRDIAMCGPVFDALENQYRATGAMSEYVFCNLQGLPVDHNNITKRVWYPLLAHLGLEKRRPYQSRHTAATLWLAAGEAPEWIARQMGHANTEMLFKVYSRYVPNLTRRDGSAFERLLLANSNRDSMGDSV, encoded by the coding sequence ATGGGCCAAATTAGGACACGTAAAGAAACGGGTACGCTCTATTTTGATTTTGTTTACAAAGGTACACGTTGCCGTGAACAAACCAATTTGTTGCCGAGCACAAACAACCTCAAGAAGCTGCAAAAAACACTTGAGCGGATTGAGTTAGATATCGCAATGGGGCGCTTTGAATACGATAAGTTCTTCCCCAACAGCAGGCTCGTGGCCAAATTTGCTCCGGAGCGTACGAATACCCCAAAGCAACCCCCAGCTATCGAAGTCAAAGAGTCTGGTGCTGATGGGGTGAAAGGGCCTTTCTTTAATTCATTTATTTTGGAATGGTTGCAGGAAAGCCAAATCAGTTGGCGTCGATCACACTTGCTGAATATCCACGGCATGATTGATAAGTACTACATCCCTGCATTTGGTCATATTCGGGTCGGCGCTATCACTCGCGCTGATTTGCTCAAATTCCGGTCATCACTCGCCAAAGTATCCGGCCGGAATGGGAACGTTACTCTATCTGCTAACCGTATCAACAAGATCATGGATCCGTTGCGTAGGGTGTTTGAGGAAGCCGCCGACCGTTATGACTTTACCACGCCTTTTGTTCGGATCAAACCGCTCAAAGTACCTCGGTCAGATGTACAGCCATTTACCCTCACAGAGGTTCGGCTAATTATTGATTCTGTGCGACCTGACTTTAAGAACTACTACACAGTCCGCTTTTTCAGTGGCATGCGCACGGGTGAGATCGATGGTCTGAAGTGGAAATACGTCGATTTCGAGCGTCGCATGATTATGGTGCGTGAAACGATTGTGGCTGGAGAAGAGGATTACACCAAAACCGATTCGTCCCAACGTGATATCGCAATGTGTGGTCCAGTCTTTGATGCGTTGGAAAATCAATATCGCGCAACAGGGGCAATGTCGGAATACGTGTTCTGCAATTTGCAGGGCTTGCCCGTTGATCACAACAACATCACCAAGCGAGTTTGGTATCCCTTACTTGCCCATCTTGGCCTTGAGAAACGACGCCCCTATCAATCCCGCCATACCGCAGCGACTTTATGGTTGGCTGCGGGTGAAGCGCCGGAATGGATTGCACGCCAGATGGGACATGCCAACACTGAAATGCTGTTCAAGGTGTATTCACGCTATGTCCCCAATCTCACCCGCCGTGATGGCTCTGCATTTGAACGACTGCTCTTAGCTAATTCAAACAGAGATTCTATGGGGGATAGCGTATGA
- a CDS encoding helix-turn-helix domain-containing protein produces MAEKEFQENRRITLVEVAESCGINRMTLSKIAGQKGYSTVTDNIDKLCAYFGCEVGELLVYVPTDEDHKN; encoded by the coding sequence ATGGCAGAGAAAGAATTCCAAGAAAATCGCCGCATAACATTAGTAGAAGTCGCCGAGTCTTGCGGAATAAACCGGATGACCTTATCGAAAATTGCGGGACAAAAAGGCTACAGCACGGTCACTGATAATATTGATAAGCTGTGCGCATATTTCGGGTGTGAGGTGGGAGAGTTGCTTGTCTACGTACCCACAGACGAAGATCACAAGAACTAA
- a CDS encoding DNA polymerase II — protein sequence MLQKGFLLTRQWRDTATGTELDFWIATDRGPRHVRLSHQRSTAFIPASQREQAEGILSSQKHSEMRRTELRPLAISDFHHRAVLGLYTHQYKHLGKLERQLRQAGIDVYEADIFPPDRYLMERFITGPVWFHDHPDGEIAVINSELKPESGYRPQLRLVSLDIETSARGELYSIALEGCGQRQVYMLGPQNGKDQALDFTLTYCESRPKLLEQLNRWIATYDPDAIIGWNLVQFDLRILQQHSEQYRIPLSLGRDGSVMEWRKHPQQYHFFASVAGRLIIDGIEALKSATWSFPSFSLEYVSQTLLGEGKASDNPYQRMDEIQRRFDEDKPELAKYNLKDCELVMRIFAKTELISFLLERATVTGLPIDRSGGSVAAFTHRYLPLMHRLGYVAPNLGDIHGEPSPGGFVMNSQPGLYDSVLVLDYKSLYPSIIRSFLIDPVGLIEGMQHPEDELSVPGFVGARFSRTKHCLPAIVRQISQEREDAKRESNAPLSQALKIIMNSFYGVLGSSGCRFFDPRLASSITMRGHEIMHKTRELIEQQGYTVIYGDTDSTFVWLKHTHSEAQAADIGHQLANHINQWWQQHLHSQYGLKSVLELQFEKHYCRFFMPTIRGTEEGSKKRYAGLTMRPDGTDEVVYKGLETVRTDWTPLAQQFQQALYGRIFRKQAYQDFVREYVERTLKGEFDDLLVYRKRLRRPIADYQRSVPPHVRAARIADEYNRQHGRPQQYQNGGWISYVMTGAGPEPLEALRQKIDYEHYIASQLKPIADAILPLLQDNFDNLVSRQQQLF from the coding sequence ATGCTTCAAAAGGGATTTCTTCTCACTCGCCAATGGCGCGATACTGCGACAGGGACCGAGCTTGATTTTTGGATAGCAACCGATCGTGGGCCACGCCATGTGCGCTTAAGCCATCAGCGCTCAACAGCCTTCATTCCTGCCAGCCAACGCGAGCAGGCAGAAGGCATTTTAAGTAGCCAAAAGCACAGTGAAATGAGACGTACGGAGCTGCGCCCACTAGCGATATCTGATTTCCACCATCGAGCTGTACTTGGCCTGTATACCCATCAATACAAGCATCTGGGCAAGCTCGAGCGGCAATTGCGCCAAGCTGGCATCGACGTCTATGAAGCGGATATTTTTCCGCCTGATCGCTACTTGATGGAGCGTTTTATCACTGGGCCGGTCTGGTTTCATGATCACCCAGACGGTGAAATTGCCGTTATCAATAGCGAACTCAAACCTGAGTCTGGCTATCGTCCCCAGCTACGCTTAGTGTCCCTTGATATTGAAACCAGTGCGCGAGGCGAGTTGTATTCAATTGCGCTAGAAGGCTGTGGTCAACGGCAGGTGTATATGCTTGGGCCGCAAAACGGGAAGGATCAGGCGCTTGATTTCACGCTCACCTACTGTGAAAGCCGCCCGAAATTGCTGGAGCAATTAAATCGCTGGATTGCGACCTATGATCCAGACGCCATTATCGGCTGGAATCTGGTGCAGTTTGATCTGCGCATTCTGCAGCAACACTCCGAGCAATACCGCATACCACTGAGTCTCGGACGGGATGGCAGTGTCATGGAGTGGAGAAAACATCCCCAGCAATACCATTTCTTTGCCAGTGTGGCAGGCAGACTGATTATTGATGGCATCGAAGCGCTGAAATCCGCCACCTGGAGTTTTCCATCGTTTAGCCTGGAATACGTATCCCAAACTCTGCTTGGTGAAGGCAAGGCCAGTGACAATCCTTATCAGCGGATGGATGAAATCCAACGCCGTTTCGATGAAGATAAACCCGAGCTTGCCAAATACAATCTCAAAGACTGCGAACTGGTTATGCGCATTTTTGCCAAAACGGAACTGATCTCCTTTCTGCTTGAACGCGCGACAGTCACTGGCTTACCGATTGATCGCAGTGGTGGTTCAGTCGCGGCATTTACCCATCGCTATCTGCCATTGATGCATCGCTTAGGTTATGTGGCCCCGAATTTGGGCGATATTCACGGCGAACCGAGCCCAGGTGGCTTTGTGATGAATTCTCAGCCAGGGCTTTATGATTCGGTACTCGTGCTCGACTATAAGAGCCTGTACCCCTCGATTATCCGCAGTTTTCTGATTGACCCTGTGGGCCTGATCGAAGGCATGCAGCACCCTGAAGATGAGTTGTCGGTGCCTGGTTTTGTGGGAGCCCGATTCTCGCGTACCAAGCACTGTTTGCCTGCGATTGTTCGCCAAATATCGCAAGAGCGGGAAGACGCAAAACGCGAATCCAATGCGCCGCTGTCGCAGGCACTGAAAATCATCATGAACTCGTTCTATGGCGTTCTTGGGTCTAGCGGCTGTCGTTTCTTCGACCCACGCCTTGCTTCGTCGATTACGATGCGTGGGCATGAAATCATGCACAAAACTCGTGAGTTGATCGAGCAGCAAGGATATACCGTGATTTACGGCGACACCGATTCGACTTTCGTCTGGCTAAAACATACCCATTCAGAGGCGCAGGCAGCAGACATTGGCCACCAACTAGCGAACCACATCAACCAATGGTGGCAACAGCATCTGCATTCGCAATATGGCTTAAAAAGCGTGCTCGAACTGCAATTCGAGAAACATTATTGTCGTTTCTTTATGCCCACCATCCGTGGTACCGAAGAGGGTAGCAAAAAGCGCTACGCAGGTCTCACGATGCGCCCCGACGGCACGGATGAAGTAGTCTACAAGGGGCTGGAAACTGTACGCACTGATTGGACACCACTAGCCCAGCAGTTTCAGCAAGCACTATACGGGCGTATTTTTAGGAAGCAAGCCTATCAGGACTTCGTCAGGGAATATGTTGAGCGCACCTTGAAGGGTGAGTTTGATGACCTGCTGGTTTACCGTAAGCGACTACGCCGGCCGATAGCCGATTACCAGCGCAGTGTACCGCCCCATGTTCGTGCGGCGCGAATCGCCGATGAGTACAACCGGCAGCATGGTCGCCCTCAGCAATATCAAAACGGCGGGTGGATCAGCTATGTGATGACGGGCGCAGGCCCTGAGCCACTCGAAGCTCTCCGCCAGAAAATTGATTACGAACACTATATTGCATCACAGCTAAAGCCGATTGCCGATGCGATACTGCCATTGCTTCAGGATAATTTTGACAATTTAGTGAGTCGCCAACAGCAGTTATTTTGA
- a CDS encoding DUF3800 domain-containing protein: MHICYIDEAGCPGYLPANNTEIQPVLIIAGLALPKEALDSIGRQFIKIKQQYLYGESRPNSRHEDALNELKGAELRRAIREGIKAEADKAHKLAHQLLETLIAHGAELYGQVIIKVTDDKFNGTRLYAEAMMRIAKNYHQLLDKELSNGLIVADFRGSEINGKVAQPISLAMWEQKNTFPRFELPPTFGNSNSHVGLQIADIIISTLLMPLALAKFYEQIPESKHKRSDDLQHFKRYQKRLKALCRNGSSLVAVQSNYPDIAIKFL, translated from the coding sequence ATGCACATCTGCTATATCGACGAAGCTGGTTGCCCAGGCTATTTGCCAGCCAACAACACCGAAATTCAACCTGTTCTTATCATTGCTGGGCTTGCTTTACCAAAAGAGGCATTAGATTCGATTGGTCGGCAATTTATTAAAATTAAACAACAGTATTTGTATGGCGAGTCTAGGCCAAATTCACGCCATGAAGATGCACTCAACGAACTCAAAGGTGCAGAACTACGGCGGGCAATTCGCGAAGGGATTAAGGCTGAAGCTGATAAGGCACACAAACTAGCCCATCAACTACTGGAGACCTTGATTGCCCACGGCGCAGAACTGTATGGCCAAGTCATCATCAAAGTGACCGATGATAAGTTTAACGGCACTCGGCTCTACGCAGAGGCGATGATGCGAATCGCCAAGAATTATCACCAACTTCTAGATAAAGAATTAAGCAACGGCCTGATCGTGGCAGACTTTAGGGGATCAGAAATCAATGGCAAAGTGGCGCAGCCAATTTCTTTAGCAATGTGGGAGCAGAAAAATACATTTCCTCGCTTCGAGTTGCCACCCACTTTTGGCAATAGCAACAGCCATGTAGGCCTACAAATAGCAGATATTATTATCTCCACGTTGCTGATGCCTTTAGCCCTAGCCAAATTTTACGAACAAATTCCAGAGAGCAAACACAAGAGAAGTGATGATTTACAGCATTTCAAACGTTACCAGAAAAGACTAAAAGCACTTTGCCGTAATGGCTCGAGCCTTGTCGCAGTTCAAAGCAATTACCCCGACATTGCGATTAAATTTTTGTAA
- a CDS encoding dienelactone hydrolase family protein, producing the protein MTTETRRDFLKASLASGFALAVQPVAATTLQTDSTGLTAGMVQIGPLPAYRAMPAAATGPLPTVIVIQEIFGVHEHIQDLCRRLAKQGYLAIAPELFYRYGDARQYADVDSLIRELVSKVPDAEVLADLDAAAAWAASQGGDPQRLAVTGYCWGGRITWLYAAHTPKVKAGVAWYGRLVGPTNPNTPRQPIDVASQLKAPVLGLYAGQDKGISLESVAQMQAALKAQKQSFAFQIYDTAAHGFNADYRPSYSPAAAQDAWKSMLAWFKRYGV; encoded by the coding sequence ATGACCACCGAAACTCGCCGTGATTTTCTCAAGGCGTCTCTAGCCAGCGGCTTTGCGCTGGCTGTGCAGCCCGTGGCCGCGACCACGCTGCAAACCGATAGCACAGGGCTAACGGCAGGCATGGTGCAGATTGGCCCGCTGCCCGCGTATCGGGCGATGCCCGCTGCGGCCACTGGCCCCTTGCCGACTGTGATTGTGATTCAGGAAATCTTTGGTGTGCACGAGCATATTCAGGATTTATGCCGCCGGCTGGCCAAGCAGGGCTATCTCGCGATCGCGCCAGAGCTCTTTTACCGTTATGGCGATGCGCGGCAGTATGCCGATGTGGATAGTCTGATTCGCGAGCTGGTGAGCAAAGTGCCTGATGCCGAAGTGCTGGCCGATCTGGATGCCGCCGCCGCTTGGGCCGCCAGCCAAGGTGGTGATCCGCAGCGCTTGGCGGTAACCGGGTATTGCTGGGGAGGCCGCATTACGTGGCTGTATGCAGCACATACCCCCAAGGTAAAAGCCGGCGTGGCTTGGTATGGCCGTTTGGTGGGGCCAACGAATCCGAATACGCCGCGCCAGCCTATTGATGTGGCCAGCCAGCTAAAAGCGCCAGTGTTGGGCCTGTATGCCGGGCAGGATAAAGGTATTTCGCTCGAGAGCGTGGCGCAAATGCAGGCGGCGCTGAAAGCACAAAAGCAATCGTTTGCCTTCCAGATTTACGATACGGCCGCGCATGGTTTTAATGCTGACTATCGGCCAAGCTACAGCCCTGCTGCGGCGCAAGATGCATGGAAAAGCATGTTGGCATGGTTTAAACGTTACGGGGTGTAA
- a CDS encoding Rho-binding antiterminator, which yields MSNPTTYTPIACAAYDYLEIAAMHREPVQLVLHDGTRLQAVACDVRVREQIEYFVVECAGAVQEIRLDQLVSIESLAQPPRFALIQIS from the coding sequence ATGAGTAATCCTACCACTTATACCCCGATTGCCTGCGCCGCCTACGATTATCTGGAAATCGCCGCCATGCACCGCGAACCGGTGCAACTTGTGCTGCACGATGGTACGCGCCTGCAGGCCGTAGCCTGCGATGTGCGGGTGCGTGAACAGATTGAGTATTTTGTCGTCGAATGTGCTGGTGCGGTGCAAGAGATCAGGCTTGATCAGTTGGTGTCGATCGAGTCGCTGGCGCAGCCCCCACGCTTTGCCCTAATTCAAATCAGTTAA
- the ahcY gene encoding adenosylhomocysteinase, whose translation MAEFNDYHVADITLAAWGRKELSIAETEMPGLMAVRDQFGAQQPLKGARIAGSLHMTIQTGVLIEALKALGADVRWVSCNIFSTQDHAAAAIAAAGTPVFAYKGESLEEYWEFTHRIFDFGNGEYANMILDDGGDATLLLHLGARAESDLSLVANPTNEEETVLYAAIKAQIAKDPKWYSTRLAAIIGVTEETTTGVHRLYQMHEQGKLAFPAINVNDSVTKSKFDNLYGCRESLVDGIKRATDVMIAGKVAVVLGYGDVGKGCAQSLRGLGATVWVTEIDPICALQAAMEGYRVVRMDEIAGEADIFVTTTGNVGVITHDHMKAMRHNAIVCNIGHFDSEIEVASLRQYNWDNIKPQVDHIEFPDGKRIILLAEGRLVNLGCATGHPSFVMSNSFANQVLAQIELFTKREQYPVGVYVLPKHLDEMVARLHLQKIGAKLTVLSPEQAAYIGVPVEGPYKPAHYRY comes from the coding sequence GTGGCCGAATTTAATGACTATCACGTAGCCGATATCACCCTTGCCGCCTGGGGCCGCAAAGAGCTGAGCATTGCCGAAACTGAAATGCCGGGCCTGATGGCCGTGCGCGACCAATTTGGCGCGCAGCAGCCATTGAAAGGCGCGCGCATTGCCGGTTCGCTGCACATGACCATCCAAACGGGCGTATTGATCGAAGCGCTGAAAGCACTGGGCGCTGATGTACGTTGGGTATCGTGCAATATCTTCTCAACGCAAGATCACGCTGCAGCAGCAATCGCTGCGGCTGGCACACCAGTATTCGCTTACAAAGGCGAATCGCTGGAAGAATACTGGGAATTCACGCACCGCATTTTCGACTTTGGTAACGGCGAATACGCCAATATGATTCTGGACGACGGCGGCGATGCCACGCTGTTGCTGCATTTGGGCGCGCGCGCGGAAAGCGATCTGAGCCTGGTGGCCAACCCAACCAACGAAGAAGAAACCGTGCTGTACGCCGCGATCAAAGCGCAAATCGCGAAAGATCCAAAATGGTATTCAACGCGTTTGGCAGCCATCATCGGCGTAACCGAAGAAACCACCACGGGCGTACACCGTCTGTACCAAATGCACGAGCAAGGCAAACTGGCCTTCCCTGCGATCAACGTCAACGACTCGGTGACTAAATCCAAATTCGACAACCTGTACGGCTGCCGCGAATCTTTGGTTGACGGTATCAAGCGCGCGACTGACGTGATGATCGCCGGTAAAGTGGCGGTGGTCTTGGGCTACGGCGACGTGGGTAAAGGTTGCGCGCAATCATTGCGTGGTTTGGGTGCGACCGTTTGGGTCACTGAAATTGACCCAATCTGCGCACTGCAAGCGGCAATGGAAGGCTACCGTGTCGTTCGCATGGACGAAATCGCTGGCGAAGCTGATATTTTCGTCACGACCACTGGTAACGTCGGCGTGATCACGCACGATCACATGAAAGCGATGCGCCACAACGCGATCGTCTGCAATATCGGTCACTTCGACTCTGAAATCGAAGTAGCCAGCCTGCGCCAATACAACTGGGACAACATCAAGCCACAAGTTGACCACATTGAATTCCCAGACGGCAAACGCATCATCTTGCTGGCCGAAGGCCGCTTGGTGAACTTGGGCTGCGCAACCGGCCACCCATCATTCGTGATGTCAAACTCGTTTGCCAACCAAGTTTTGGCGCAAATCGAGTTGTTCACCAAACGTGAGCAATATCCAGTCGGCGTATATGTATTGCCAAAACATCTGGATGAAATGGTGGCCCGTCTGCACTTGCAGAAAATTGGCGCGAAGCTGACCGTACTGAGCCCAGAGCAAGCCGCCTACATCGGTGTGCCAGTCGAAGGCCCTTACAAGCCAGCGCACTACCGCTACTAA
- the metK gene encoding methionine adenosyltransferase, whose protein sequence is MKDFLFTSESVSEGHPDKVADQISDAILDAILAQDKTARVAAETLVNTGLVVLAGEITTNANIDYIQIARDTIKRIGYDHSDIGFDYKTCAVLVAYDKQSPDIAQGVNEGQGLDLDMGAGDQGLMFGYACDETPQLMPASIYYAHRLVQRQAELRKDGRLPWLRPDAKSQVTLRYDGETGKVKEVDTIVLSTQHHPDVSHAQLSEAVIEHVIKPVLPAEWVTENTKFLVNPTGRFVIGGPMGDCGLTGRKIIVDTYGGAAPHGGGAFSGKDPSKVDRSAAYAMRYVAKNIVAAGIAKQCLVQVSYAIGVAQPVSIMVDTWDTGVISNDAIVELIKANFDLRPKGIIQMLDLQRPVYSRTAAYGHFGREEPDFSWERTDKVEQLKAAAGL, encoded by the coding sequence ATGAAAGATTTTTTATTTACATCTGAGTCGGTATCCGAAGGCCATCCAGATAAAGTAGCCGACCAAATTTCCGATGCGATTTTGGATGCGATCTTGGCGCAAGACAAAACCGCGCGCGTGGCTGCCGAAACTTTGGTGAATACCGGTTTGGTGGTGTTGGCGGGTGAAATCACCACTAACGCCAATATCGACTACATCCAAATTGCTCGCGATACCATTAAGCGCATTGGCTACGACCATTCTGACATTGGTTTTGATTACAAAACGTGTGCGGTTTTGGTGGCTTATGACAAACAATCCCCAGATATCGCGCAAGGCGTGAACGAAGGCCAAGGCCTGGATCTGGATATGGGCGCGGGCGACCAAGGTTTAATGTTTGGCTATGCGTGCGATGAAACGCCGCAATTGATGCCTGCATCCATTTACTACGCACACCGCTTGGTACAACGCCAAGCTGAATTGCGCAAAGACGGCCGTCTGCCATGGTTGCGCCCGGATGCGAAATCACAAGTAACGCTGCGTTACGATGGTGAAACCGGTAAGGTCAAAGAAGTTGACACGATTGTACTGTCAACTCAACACCACCCAGACGTATCACACGCGCAATTGTCGGAAGCGGTGATCGAGCATGTGATCAAGCCGGTATTGCCTGCGGAATGGGTTACAGAAAACACCAAATTCTTGGTCAACCCAACCGGTCGTTTCGTGATTGGTGGCCCAATGGGCGATTGCGGCCTGACTGGCCGTAAGATTATCGTGGATACCTACGGTGGTGCCGCGCCACATGGCGGCGGCGCATTCTCAGGTAAAGACCCATCGAAAGTGGATCGCTCGGCAGCGTATGCAATGCGTTATGTAGCGAAAAACATCGTCGCTGCGGGTATTGCGAAGCAGTGTCTGGTGCAAGTGTCATACGCCATTGGCGTGGCGCAACCGGTATCGATCATGGTCGATACTTGGGATACTGGCGTGATTTCGAATGACGCGATCGTTGAATTGATCAAAGCGAACTTTGATCTGCGTCCGAAAGGCATTATCCAGATGCTCGATCTGCAGCGTCCGGTGTATAGCCGCACTGCAGCGTACGGCCACTTCGGTCGCGAAGAGCCGGACTTTTCGTGGGAACGTACAGATAAGGTTGAGCAGCTCAAAGCTGCTGCGGGTCTGTAA
- a CDS encoding lysophospholipid acyltransferase family protein, with product MLLTLSKLFARLPLPLLQALGWIVGWLVWWGSARHRRILRANLKQSAIAKNNADYNRLIKSSIPAHGVAALEFLPHWMRPIDELLTLVKEKRGWEHVEAAITSGRPIIFMSPHLGALEMTGVCVAGLVPKKLAPLYRPPKQAYLEPLMIYSRSRGGAEPAPANASGVRVLLKTLKQGGVAYLLPDQAPGGGEGVWAPFFGKPAYTMSLLAKMAKASNAIVLPCYTERLGIGRGYRFHVQPFVGEFTGDAEHDATLLNQNVEDLIRQIPAQYFWSYKRYKGPAGAPPRPEVQP from the coding sequence ATGCTGCTGACGCTCTCAAAATTATTTGCCCGACTGCCACTGCCCTTGCTGCAAGCGCTAGGCTGGATCGTAGGCTGGCTGGTCTGGTGGGGCTCTGCCCGTCACCGCCGCATCCTGCGAGCCAATCTAAAACAAAGTGCGATCGCAAAAAACAACGCTGATTATAACCGATTAATCAAGTCAAGTATTCCTGCACATGGTGTTGCAGCATTAGAATTTTTACCACACTGGATGAGACCGATTGATGAGCTGCTGACCTTGGTCAAAGAAAAGCGTGGCTGGGAGCATGTGGAAGCTGCCATCACCTCAGGACGGCCGATTATTTTTATGTCCCCACATTTGGGCGCACTAGAAATGACTGGGGTATGCGTCGCAGGGCTAGTCCCGAAAAAGCTTGCACCACTATACCGCCCACCTAAACAAGCCTACCTCGAACCACTGATGATTTATTCACGTTCGCGCGGCGGTGCCGAGCCAGCACCAGCCAATGCCTCGGGCGTACGCGTTTTGCTCAAAACCTTAAAACAAGGTGGCGTTGCCTACCTATTACCCGATCAAGCGCCAGGTGGTGGCGAGGGGGTATGGGCCCCATTCTTTGGAAAGCCCGCGTACACCATGAGCCTATTGGCCAAAATGGCCAAGGCCAGCAATGCGATTGTGCTGCCCTGCTACACCGAGCGCCTAGGTATCGGCCGTGGCTACCGTTTTCATGTGCAACCTTTTGTTGGTGAATTTACCGGCGATGCCGAGCACGACGCCACATTACTCAATCAGAATGTTGAAGACTTAATCCGCCAAATTCCAGCGCAATATTTCTGGAGCTACAAGCGTTACAAAGGCCCGGCTGGTGCCCCGCCACGACCTGAGGTGCAGCCATGA